TCACCATTTATTTGGTAGGTTTGAGAAACCAATGGTTCTGGATCTATGTCACCATAGCCAACAACACTACCTTTCTTGTTATACTTTCTCAAGAGCTCGGTCAACGCTTCCTCGTTTTTTATTTGAGCTTGGATTCTAGCTTTATTCTTTCCCAAAATCTGTGTTCTTTCTTTTGACATACTTAAATTATACCAGTTGCAGTCAAAATAATGACTTTTGTAGTATACTAGTCTTACCTAATATGAAAAGATATTCTAGGCTTGCTAACGTAGAAGAAAAGAAAAATATAAAAAAGGCTTACTTATATGTAGTTTTGTCTATAATTGCTTTAGTTTTACTTGTCTTTCTAGGAATTCCTACTCTAGTACGTTTTGCTGGCTTTGTTGGAGAAATTACAAAATCTGGTAAACCTGTGGAAATAGTGGATACTACCCCACCTGCACCACCCCAATTTGATGAGATACCAGAGTTTACCAATAGTAGCTCACTTAAGATTACAGGTAAGTCTGAAAGTGGAGCCACAATACTAATTAGGGCAAACAACAGTACAGTAGAAGTAGTTGCAAATAGTGATGGAGAATTTAACTATACTTTTCAACTTAAAAAGGGAGAAAACACACTAGATGCCAAAGCTCGTGACTTGGCCAATAATGAAAGTACTCAGACAAACACATATAGGATTATTTTTGACAGTGAAGTTCCTGAAATAGTAATTGAATCTCCTGCTGATGGAGCAAGTTTCTATGGTAGTGGTCAAAGGCAACTGTCAGTTAAGGGAACTGTCAGTGAAAAGGTAAATTTAACCATAAATGAAAGATTAGTAACTGTAAGAGACGATGGAACCTTTAATTTTGCAACTACACTTACAGAGGGAGAAAACAAGTTTGAAGTCAAAGCTGTTGATATGTCTGGAAATGAGTCTTCAACTTCCTTTACCGTTAATTTTGCTTCCTAAACCCACGAGGCTAAACATCCAAAACATTATATGAGGATAAAAAAGACTATTGGCAAAAATACTATGCACCAATACCGCCAAAAAACTAATTGTTAAAAATGGGCTTGTGGGGATTTGTAAAATGAAATATATAAATAATATAAAACCAATAATACCGGTGGTTGCCAGTAAAAATAAAATAGAAGAATCAGAACCACTACAAGAATGAGAATCTATGTTCACTTCACCTAGATACTTTACTCTTGCATTACAAATATTATTAAATCCAACACCTACTAGTGGAGACCTTTTAATAATTTCAAAAGTTTCTCTATAATTTTCAAGTTTATTGTTCCCACTTACTGTTCTTGCAAAATTAGTACCCTCACCAATGTTCTTTGGTAAAAATACTATCACTAACACAAAAATTAAAATGCCTAAATATTTTTTATTCAGTAGTGAAACTAGAAACAAAAGAAGGTAGCTAATTCTTGAGTATGTGAATAAAATACTTAATGCTAGAAAATAAAAAGCTAAATTATTCTTTTTTTGTAGTGCAACAATAACACCTAACACTAGAACTAACCCCAAAAATGTTGGATCTAGAAATGTACCCGTCATCCTTAATAGGTGATCATCCCAGCCAAAATACTTTAATGTTGTTAAATCAGGCCAAATTAAATATTGAATCCAGCCAAAAATTGCACTGGCTATACTAGCTACCAGTAGATATTTTAGAATTAAAGACTTTTGTTTTACGAAGTTAGAAATATAGACTGCTACAAATGCATATGAAGTAAGCCTAGCTAAATATAATATGCTTTTTAATTCAAAAAACTGATAATTAATAACTAAGGAAAATAAACAAAATAAAATAAAGTAGATAAAATATTTAAACCATGAAGGGTATGTGGGTTTATGCAACAAAGTAAGCAGTGCAAGTAGTAAAACGGCTATGTCAAAAAGATTTACAAAGCCAAACTTAAAAAGCTGGCCAAAAGGAAATATGATTAGTGTTGCAAAAAATATAATTTTAACCATGCGAGATATGAGTGTAATGATTGCATTATACTAAATACAATATGTTTTGACTTTATATAGGTAACTATTAATTTTCCAATTGGGAAAAATATAATTTTAAAAAGAGTTGATCGCTTTCCTTCTTTCAGGTTTTCTTTAGCATGTAAGTCTGAATATTTATTTATTTTTTTTAAGTAGTCTGTTAAATTGTCTGCAGTATTATGAATAATAACGTTGTCTAAATTACTTACATTTTTAATATCCCATGTTTCATGTACTCCTCTCTTCCATGTTACAAACTTTCTTTTACCCAATCTTAATATTTTGTCATCCCCTACATATTGACCCAAAAAATAATTCTTGCGTGTTAAATAATAACCATCGTATTTGTTTGAAATGTTTTTAATAGGACTTGACAATTTCTCGTCAGAGTCTAGGAACAAAACCCAATCAGCTTTTGATTTTTGCAAAAGTTCATTTCGTGCTTTTGCAAAATCAGTAATATTAGATTTTTTTAGTTCCAAAATATTTAACATAGTAATATAGTGTTAAGGGGATTGAAAAAATAACAGCAATGATTGTTGCATAACCTGCACCCACCAAACCAAATATTTTAATTAGGGGGTATAGGATAACAGCTAAGCAGATAGTACTAGTTAGGGTTATATATGTAACAGCTTCTTGTTTTCCAATTCCTAAGAATAGTGAAAAAAACGAATTAGATATTGCCTTGATAACCCCATAAATGGCTAAAAGTTGTAGAACAGGTGCAGCTGGTAACCAATTTTCGCCTAAAGCAAACATAACTATTTCTACAGGAAACTTAAAAATAAAATAGCCGAAGGGAATAGCAAATAGGCAAATTATGAACAATGTCTTTAAAAATGCTTTCTTTAGCCTCTGTGTCTCATCTTTTAAATTAACATATATTGGAAAGGTCACTTTATTAAAAATTTCCCCAACTTCAGAAACTGGAAGTGTGGAAATTTTGTATGCCTGTTGATAAATTCCCAAACTTGCAGTTCCCAAGATACGACCAACTACAATATCATCTAAATTTTGAAACAAATAATTAAAAACACCAGCTCCTGTTATCCACTTACCACGATTTATAACTTCTAAAGTTTTCTCCTTATCAAAAATAAACTTTGGGATTGGTTTAAAAAACTTAAAAGATAAAAATACCTCTAGAGTGGTTGAGATGATCATTGCATATACAAGAGAATTTTCAGATTTTGTAATGAGGCCTAACAGAATTGCAAAAAACACATTAACAATAAATACTCCCGAATCGTAGAAGAATTGTTTGTTAAACTCCAAATTCTTTTGATATTTTACACAGGCTGGATTTATAAAACCACGAATCATGGGAACAACACTGACAAGATACAATATATTAACTGCTGAAACATTTTTAAAATATCCTGCTATAACTGGAGCTAAAATTAAAATTAAAAGTCCAACTATCAAACCTCTTACAATAGAAACAACCCAAGCAGAATTTAAATAACTATCAATATTTTTATTCTTTTGAATTAAGAATATGTTTATCCCTGTCTCTGTTAACATCTCAAGAAATCCTAAGACTAGTGAAGCAATACCATATATACCAAATTGGGCTGGAAGTAATACTCTTGCAAGAACTGCAATTTTTAGTAACGCAAGTAACCTAGTAAGGCCACGTAGGGCACCCATCCAACTAATTCCTTTTAGTGCTTGATTGTAGTATCCCATGACTAAATCCAATTATACCAGCAATATCTGAAACAAATTGAAGCAGAACACCCCAAGTTCCAGCCTTTCTAAAAGCCCAGAAGGCATAAAGAGTTAAGAGTGATAAAAAGTACAAGTTTCCAAAGTAATAAAATGTTAAAACAAAAATTAAGTAACGTAAAAAGACAGTTAATATTTTAATATTGTGAGTCTTAAACTTTTTAATAGGATGCCACCAAATTCCAGATAGCGCGTCGCCTTTTGCATATCTATAAATACTTATCGCAAACTCTGATAAATCTTTTGGCAAACTCCAATCAACCATTGCATTTTTTGCAACAACAAACTTTGCCCCAACTTTTAAAAGCTCTAAATTAAAAACAGTATCCTCTGCAGTTTCAGTCAATTTTTCAGGAAAACCACCAGCCCTTTTCCAGATATCTTTTGTAAAGGCCAAAGACCTGGCTGATGGCATGAAGTCAGAATTAATATCTTTTTTGTTAACCCCCAAAAAAACACTGCATGCTTTTTGAAATGAATTTTTGGTAATCATTTCATAACCACCTGCAACGACGTCAACCTTATTGTTCTTTTCTGTAAATGGAAATGTCAACTTTTCTAACCAGTTATAGTGTGGCAAACATCCAGCGTCAGTAACTGCAATAATTTCGTTCTTTGCCTTTTTAATTGAAATATTTCTACCCTTTGACCTTGAACAATTTTTATATTTTTTAGCATCAATAATTATAATTTCATCAGGTTTTAGTGTTTGACTGTTTAAAGCATTAAGAAGTTTATTGATAGTTTCCTCTGATTCATTAAGTACAGTTACACAAACTGATGCTTTTACAAAACTCTGATCTTGCCAAGCTTTGCTTATTTTCGCCATAATTTTAGATAGACTTCACAAATTTTACTCCAAGTAGGTATTTTTTTTATTGACATAATTTCATTCCAATAGTCTTCTTTTAATTTATTGTGGGAAAATGTCAAAATTTTGCAGTTCGCATTTTTAGCTTCTAAGTATGAAAGATATCCAGAGGGTACACAATATTCTGCAGTTTTTAAATATTTTTCAGGGTTTGGGTCATTAGTTATATATTTAACTTTATACTTTTCTCTTTGTTTTTTGAGCCATTTCTGAAATTCAAAATATCCAGTGTCTTTTTCTTGTCTTCCAAGCCATACAACTGTATTTTTTATTTTTGTTTGTCGGCCATAGTCTTGACCAAGCTTTCTGACCGCCCCATGAATTATGTAATCTGGTTTTATTTTGTAATACTTTTCAATATACTTACCTACTGCGATACTTCCGTTACATAAATAGTTTGCAACTTTTTTGTTTAAGATGTTATATATTGGTATTGGATATTTTCCTTCCCAGCCATGAAAAGTTATGAAAATTTTTTTGAAAGGTAATAAAAAACAAAAAGGTAAATACCAAATAAACACATCGTGAATATGTATAATATCTGTTTTATATAAAACTTTGATATTTTTTAAAAACCAAAACCAAATATATAGAAGTCCAATGATTTTAATGTGTGGTTGTTTAATATCCTCTTCGGAAATAGTAGTAACTACATAATCCTTCTTTTTCAATTCTTCACTAATCTCCCTAATATGTTTTTCAACACCACCAATATGTGGAGGTTTATGTTTGGAAATAAATAATATTCTCATACGCTTTCCATTCTAATAAATGTAAATAAAATATTCATGATTTATAAGTTGAAAAGTAAACATTTTCATTTCTTGGTCACTATGACTATAAGTAAATTCGGTATCCCAATTTGAAAAAGTTTGGATACCATGGTTTTCATCCAAAAAAACTTATTATAAGCGAAAAGATATTTAGATTTTGTTATCTGGAAACCCGAAGCATTTAATAAACTAGCTAACTTTTTTTCTGTAAAAATTTGGAGATGTTGATTGTTCATACTATCAATT
This bacterium DNA region includes the following protein-coding sequences:
- a CDS encoding lipopolysaccharide biosynthesis protein is translated as MGYYNQALKGISWMGALRGLTRLLALLKIAVLARVLLPAQFGIYGIASLVLGFLEMLTETGINIFLIQKNKNIDSYLNSAWVVSIVRGLIVGLLILILAPVIAGYFKNVSAVNILYLVSVVPMIRGFINPACVKYQKNLEFNKQFFYDSGVFIVNVFFAILLGLITKSENSLVYAMIISTTLEVFLSFKFFKPIPKFIFDKEKTLEVINRGKWITGAGVFNYLFQNLDDIVVGRILGTASLGIYQQAYKISTLPVSEVGEIFNKVTFPIYVNLKDETQRLKKAFLKTLFIICLFAIPFGYFIFKFPVEIVMFALGENWLPAAPVLQLLAIYGVIKAISNSFFSLFLGIGKQEAVTYITLTSTICLAVILYPLIKIFGLVGAGYATIIAVIFSIPLTLYYYVKYFGTKKI
- a CDS encoding Ig-like domain-containing protein encodes the protein MKRYSRLANVEEKKNIKKAYLYVVLSIIALVLLVFLGIPTLVRFAGFVGEITKSGKPVEIVDTTPPAPPQFDEIPEFTNSSSLKITGKSESGATILIRANNSTVEVVANSDGEFNYTFQLKKGENTLDAKARDLANNESTQTNTYRIIFDSEVPEIVIESPADGASFYGSGQRQLSVKGTVSEKVNLTINERLVTVRDDGTFNFATTLTEGENKFEVKAVDMSGNESSTSFTVNFAS